The following are from one region of the Noviherbaspirillum sedimenti genome:
- the cphA gene encoding cyanophycin synthetase, with product MSTKDIQFLRVTHLRGPNIWTYRPVIEAWVDIGLLEDAPSNTIPGLYERLTAWLPGLIEHRCGVGTRGGFLERLREGTWAGHILEHVTLELQTMAGMKTGFGKARETGVRGVYKVVFRTRQEKVGRAALAAARELLLAAINDTGYDIAATVAILRDLVDDHCLGPSTAHIVDAATERNIPFIRLTDGNLVQLGYGNCQRRIWTAETDRTSAIAEGIASDKDMTKSLLQSCGVPVPQGVIVDNAEAAWDEAQDIGLPVVLKPQDGNHGRGVSLDLKTREEVLGAFALAAREGDGNVIVEQFIVGNEHRLLVVGNRVVAVARGETAWVSGDGAATVTQLVDSQLNSDPRRGDSEEFPLSLIKPAEWGEILLELQRQGLTPDSVPAAGQKVLIQRNGNVAFDVTDNIHPEVAAQATLAARVVGLDIAGIDLVAEDIGRPLDAQRAAIIEVNASPGLLAHIKPASGQPRAVGAAIVEHLFGTDRDGRMPVVGITGSQDTALIARLTAWMMYVGGRHVGMASGKDVYVNSRKIQNSIGTGFDAAQRLLINRALEAAVFENGARMILAEGLPYDKCTVGVVTDVTITPDLAEFYIAEPQQAYTVMRTQVDVVLPQGAAVLNAADPLVVEMAGLCDGSVLFYALDEATEALAAHRAGGGRVAFLRHDAVVLAEGQSELAQLPLLPFAAGVAPASVVAGVAAAWAAGVEPQLLSAGLRTFAFQSGKSAY from the coding sequence ATGAGCACAAAAGACATCCAATTTCTGCGCGTGACCCACCTGCGTGGACCGAACATCTGGACCTACCGTCCTGTCATCGAGGCCTGGGTCGATATCGGCCTGCTGGAAGACGCTCCGTCCAATACCATCCCCGGCCTGTACGAACGCCTGACCGCCTGGTTGCCAGGCCTGATCGAGCATCGTTGCGGGGTCGGCACACGCGGCGGCTTCCTCGAGCGGCTGCGCGAAGGCACCTGGGCCGGCCACATCCTCGAGCACGTGACGCTGGAACTGCAAACCATGGCCGGCATGAAGACGGGCTTCGGCAAGGCGCGCGAAACCGGGGTACGTGGCGTCTACAAGGTGGTGTTCCGCACGCGCCAGGAAAAGGTCGGCCGCGCCGCCCTCGCCGCAGCGCGCGAGCTGCTGCTGGCCGCCATTAACGATACCGGCTACGACATCGCCGCCACCGTGGCGATCCTGCGCGACCTGGTCGACGATCATTGCCTGGGCCCCAGCACCGCCCATATCGTCGATGCCGCCACCGAGCGCAACATTCCCTTCATTCGCCTGACCGACGGCAACCTGGTCCAACTCGGCTACGGCAACTGCCAGCGTCGCATCTGGACCGCCGAGACCGACCGTACCAGCGCGATTGCCGAAGGCATCGCCAGCGACAAGGACATGACCAAGTCGCTGCTGCAGTCGTGCGGCGTGCCGGTGCCGCAAGGCGTCATCGTCGACAATGCGGAAGCCGCCTGGGACGAAGCGCAGGATATCGGCTTGCCGGTGGTCTTGAAGCCGCAGGACGGCAACCATGGCCGCGGCGTCTCGCTCGACCTGAAGACGCGCGAGGAAGTGCTGGGCGCTTTCGCGCTGGCCGCCCGCGAAGGCGACGGCAATGTCATCGTCGAACAATTCATCGTCGGTAACGAGCATCGTCTGCTGGTGGTCGGCAACCGCGTCGTGGCGGTCGCCCGCGGCGAAACCGCCTGGGTCAGCGGCGACGGCGCCGCCACCGTCACGCAACTGGTGGACAGCCAGTTGAATTCCGACCCGCGCCGCGGCGACAGCGAAGAATTCCCCTTGAGTCTGATCAAGCCCGCCGAATGGGGCGAAATCCTGCTGGAGTTGCAGCGCCAGGGCCTGACGCCGGACTCGGTGCCGGCTGCCGGACAAAAGGTGCTGATCCAGCGTAACGGCAACGTCGCTTTCGACGTCACCGACAACATCCACCCGGAAGTCGCCGCTCAGGCCACCCTGGCCGCGCGCGTGGTGGGGCTGGATATCGCCGGCATCGACCTGGTCGCCGAAGACATCGGCCGCCCGCTGGATGCGCAGCGCGCCGCGATCATTGAAGTCAACGCCAGTCCGGGCCTGCTGGCCCATATCAAGCCCGCCAGCGGCCAGCCGCGCGCAGTTGGCGCGGCCATCGTCGAACACCTGTTCGGCACTGACCGTGACGGTCGCATGCCGGTGGTCGGCATCACCGGCAGCCAGGATACGGCGCTGATCGCACGCCTGACGGCGTGGATGATGTACGTCGGCGGCCGTCATGTGGGCATGGCCAGCGGCAAGGATGTCTATGTCAATAGCCGCAAGATACAAAATAGCATTGGCACCGGCTTCGACGCCGCCCAGCGCCTGCTGATCAACCGCGCGCTGGAAGCGGCCGTGTTCGAAAACGGCGCCCGCATGATCCTGGCCGAGGGCCTGCCCTACGACAAGTGCACTGTCGGCGTGGTTACCGATGTGACGATTACGCCGGACCTGGCCGAGTTCTATATCGCCGAGCCGCAGCAGGCCTACACTGTGATGCGCACGCAAGTCGATGTGGTGCTGCCGCAGGGCGCTGCCGTGCTGAACGCCGCCGACCCGCTGGTGGTCGAGATGGCGGGCCTGTGCGACGGCAGCGTGCTGTTCTACGCGCTGGATGAAGCTACCGAAGCGCTGGCCGCGCATCGTGCCGGCGGTGGCCGCGTGGCATTCCTGCGCCACGACGCCGTGGTGCTGGCCGAAGGACAAAGCGAGCTGGCACAACTGCCGCTGCTGCCGTTCGCGGCTGGCGTCGCTCCGGCATCCGTGGTTGCCGGCGTCGCCGCCGCCTGGGCGGCGGGCGTCGAGCCGCAACTGCTCAGCGCCGGCTTGCGCACTTTCGCTTTCCAGTCCGGCAAATCCGCTTATTGA
- the cphA gene encoding cyanophycin synthetase has protein sequence MQVSRIRALRGPNLWTHHTAIEAVVACSESKIAIGSIPGFEDRLRARFPQLPPLQPNGHNGIVSIAQVLELATLGLQAQAGCPVTFSRTTPTLDTGVFQVVVEYTEEAVGRLALELAQALCRAADEDRPFDLEAALAQLRELDEDVRLGPSTGAIVNAAIARNIPFRRMTEGSMVMFGWGSRQRRIQAAETDATSAIAESIAQDKELTKTLLAAAGVPVPHGRIATSADDAWAAACEIGLPVVIKPRDGNQGKGVTVNINSREEIDAAYTAAEAYRDDILVERYLPGNDFRLLVIGDKLIAAARRDPPLVIGDGTHTVRELVDIVNSDPRRGSGHATSLTKIRFDDIALARLALQGLDANSVPARGQRVLLRNNANLSTGGTATDVTDDVHPDVAACAVAAAQMVGLDICGVDLVCDSVLMPVEEQRGGIVEVNAAPGLRMHLSPSYGKGRAVGEAIIAEMFAEGDDGRIPVVAVTGTNGKTTTVRLIAHIFTQGGLRTGMTNTDGVYIQGRQIDSGDCSGPRSARNVLLHPDVDAAVFETARGGVLREGLAFDRCQVAVVTNIGSGDHLGLNYITTVEDLAVLKRVIVQNVADDGMAVLNAADPIVAAMAEKCRSAVTFFAADAHHPLLARHRAYGGRVVYVENGALVAAEGAFEERIALAEVPITANGAIGFQVENVMAALAGAWGAGASWETIRKGLATFANDSDNAPGRFNMFDYRGARVIADYGHNPDAITALVQAVESMPARRRSVVISGAGDRRDQDISDQTRILGAAFDDVLLYQDQCQRGRADGEVIALLREGLQGAARTTHVEEITGEFIAIDHALACLQPGDLCLILVDQVEEALAHIARRIAEG, from the coding sequence ATGCAAGTTTCACGCATCCGCGCGCTGCGCGGCCCCAATCTCTGGACCCACCATACCGCCATCGAGGCGGTTGTCGCCTGCAGCGAGAGCAAGATCGCCATCGGCAGCATCCCCGGCTTCGAAGACAGGCTGCGCGCGCGCTTCCCGCAATTGCCGCCGCTGCAGCCGAACGGTCATAACGGCATCGTCTCGATCGCCCAGGTGCTGGAACTGGCCACCCTCGGCCTGCAGGCCCAGGCTGGCTGCCCGGTTACCTTCAGCCGCACCACGCCGACGCTCGACACCGGCGTATTCCAGGTGGTGGTGGAGTACACCGAGGAAGCAGTCGGCCGCCTGGCGCTGGAGCTGGCGCAGGCCTTGTGCCGCGCCGCCGACGAGGACCGTCCGTTCGACCTCGAAGCAGCCCTGGCGCAATTGCGCGAACTGGACGAGGATGTGCGCCTGGGGCCCAGCACCGGCGCCATCGTCAATGCCGCCATCGCCCGCAACATCCCTTTTCGCCGCATGACCGAGGGCAGCATGGTGATGTTCGGCTGGGGCAGCCGCCAGCGCCGCATCCAGGCCGCCGAAACCGATGCCACCAGCGCGATTGCCGAGTCCATCGCGCAGGACAAGGAACTGACCAAGACGCTGCTGGCCGCCGCCGGCGTGCCGGTGCCGCACGGGCGCATTGCCACCAGCGCTGACGATGCCTGGGCCGCCGCCTGCGAGATCGGCCTGCCGGTGGTGATCAAGCCCCGCGACGGCAACCAGGGCAAGGGTGTTACCGTCAATATCAACAGCCGCGAGGAGATCGATGCGGCCTACACGGCAGCGGAGGCGTACCGCGACGACATCCTGGTCGAGCGCTACCTGCCCGGCAACGATTTCCGCCTGCTGGTGATCGGTGACAAGCTGATCGCCGCAGCCCGCCGCGACCCGCCGCTGGTGATCGGCGACGGCACCCATACCGTGCGCGAGCTGGTCGACATCGTCAACAGCGATCCGCGCCGCGGCAGCGGCCACGCCACCTCGCTGACCAAGATCCGTTTCGACGACATCGCGCTGGCGCGCCTGGCGCTGCAGGGCCTGGATGCCAACAGCGTGCCGGCGCGCGGCCAGCGCGTGCTGCTGCGTAATAATGCCAACCTCTCCACTGGCGGCACCGCCACCGATGTGACCGACGACGTCCATCCGGATGTGGCGGCGTGCGCAGTCGCGGCCGCACAGATGGTCGGACTCGACATCTGCGGCGTCGACCTGGTGTGCGACAGCGTCCTCATGCCCGTCGAGGAACAGCGTGGCGGCATCGTCGAGGTCAACGCCGCGCCCGGCTTGCGCATGCACCTTTCGCCCTCCTATGGCAAGGGCCGCGCGGTGGGCGAAGCCATCATCGCTGAAATGTTCGCCGAAGGCGATGACGGCCGCATTCCCGTGGTGGCCGTGACCGGCACCAACGGCAAGACCACCACCGTGCGCCTGATCGCCCACATCTTCACCCAGGGCGGCCTGCGCACGGGCATGACCAATACCGACGGCGTGTACATCCAGGGACGCCAGATCGACAGCGGCGACTGCAGCGGCCCCAGGAGCGCCCGCAATGTGCTGCTGCACCCGGACGTCGATGCCGCCGTGTTCGAGACGGCGCGCGGCGGCGTGCTGCGCGAAGGCCTGGCCTTCGACCGCTGCCAGGTGGCGGTGGTCACCAATATCGGCAGCGGCGACCATCTCGGCCTGAACTACATCACCACGGTCGAAGACCTGGCGGTATTGAAGCGCGTGATCGTGCAAAACGTCGCCGACGACGGCATGGCGGTGTTGAACGCCGCTGACCCGATTGTCGCCGCCATGGCCGAGAAATGCCGCAGCGCAGTCACCTTCTTCGCCGCCGACGCCCATCACCCGCTGCTGGCACGCCATCGCGCCTACGGCGGCCGGGTCGTGTATGTCGAGAACGGCGCGCTGGTGGCGGCAGAGGGCGCATTTGAGGAAAGGATTGCGCTGGCCGAGGTGCCGATTACCGCCAATGGCGCGATCGGTTTCCAGGTCGAGAACGTGATGGCGGCGCTGGCCGGCGCCTGGGGTGCCGGCGCCAGCTGGGAGACGATCCGCAAGGGCCTCGCCACCTTCGCCAACGACAGCGACAACGCGCCGGGGCGCTTCAACATGTTCGATTATCGCGGCGCCCGCGTGATTGCCGATTACGGCCACAACCCCGACGCCATCACCGCGCTGGTGCAGGCGGTCGAGTCGATGCCGGCCCGTCGCCGCTCCGTGGTCATCAGCGGCGCCGGCGATCGCCGCGACCAGGACATCAGCGACCAGACGCGCATCCTCGGCGCCGCTTTCGACGACGTGCTGCTGTACCAGGACCAGTGCCAGCGCGGCCGCGCCGACGGCGAAGTGATCGCGCTGCTGCGCGAAGGCCTGCAGGGCGCCGCGCGCACCACCCACGTCGAGGAAATCACCGGCGAATTCATCGCCATCGACCATGCGTTGGCATGCCTGCAGCCCGGCGACCTGTGCCTGATCCTGGTCGATCAGGTCGAGGAAGCGCTGGCGCATATCGCCAGGCGCATCGCCGAGGGCTGA
- a CDS encoding GGDEF domain-containing protein, producing MVNVDTRKLLRSLAKLIEKPEIKALQVSLVQTLEQLVEAESISLFEIRTLKQVGSDQAEDFLVPVGIDDSFEEDDAPLILLREEPQFMECCRSQNLVIAPRSAADGAGAPLRFIHPIFGMKGVTGFLVIDAAEHIERDQEMAAIFLGFIRNYILLLNDNQRDHLTGLLNRKCFDDKVMKMILTLGSINKRDADKVCYCLAVLDIDHFKRVNDTYGHLMGDEVLLHFSQCMNETFREYDLLFRVGGEEFVVVLRNVDAERAQTVMERFRKVVETHYFPQVGQVTASIGVTFIGPHDLPGMVMDRADQALYFVKEHGRNQVAFYEQLVAQGKLLPKQVESDIELF from the coding sequence ATGGTGAATGTCGATACCCGCAAGCTGCTGCGCTCGCTTGCCAAGCTGATTGAAAAGCCGGAAATCAAGGCGCTTCAAGTCTCGCTGGTGCAAACCCTGGAACAGCTGGTTGAAGCCGAATCGATCAGCCTGTTCGAAATCCGCACCCTGAAGCAGGTCGGATCCGATCAGGCCGAAGATTTCCTGGTCCCGGTCGGCATCGACGACAGTTTCGAAGAGGATGACGCGCCGCTGATCCTGCTGCGCGAAGAGCCGCAGTTCATGGAATGCTGCCGCAGCCAGAATCTGGTGATTGCGCCGCGCAGCGCCGCTGACGGCGCCGGCGCGCCGCTGCGCTTCATCCATCCCATCTTCGGCATGAAAGGCGTCACCGGATTCCTGGTGATCGACGCCGCCGAGCATATCGAGCGCGACCAGGAAATGGCGGCGATTTTCCTCGGTTTCATCCGCAATTACATCCTGCTGCTCAACGACAATCAGCGCGACCACCTGACGGGACTGTTGAACCGCAAGTGCTTCGACGACAAGGTCATGAAAATGATCCTGACCCTGGGCAGCATCAACAAACGCGATGCCGACAAGGTCTGCTACTGCCTGGCGGTGCTCGACATCGACCATTTCAAGCGGGTCAACGATACCTACGGCCACCTGATGGGCGATGAAGTCCTGCTGCATTTTTCCCAGTGCATGAACGAGACTTTCCGCGAATACGACCTGTTGTTTCGCGTCGGCGGCGAAGAATTCGTGGTCGTATTGCGCAACGTCGATGCCGAGCGCGCGCAGACGGTCATGGAACGCTTCCGCAAGGTAGTGGAAACGCACTACTTCCCGCAGGTAGGGCAAGTCACCGCCAGCATCGGCGTCACCTTCATCGGCCCGCACGACCTGCCGGGCATGGTCATGGACCGCGCCGACCAGGCCCTGTATTTCGTCAAGGAGCACGGTCGCAACCAGGTTGCCTTTTACGAGCAGCTGGTCGCGCAAGGCAAGTTGTTGCCAAAGCAGGTCGAAAGCGACATTGAGCTGTTTTGA
- a CDS encoding putative bifunctional diguanylate cyclase/phosphodiesterase, giving the protein MAFLSIEQKCTLLDRITRAADLHALLDLLGEEIDKLGLVDGYIVNLCDAAGENLCSLKIRLPFEFRYLDKTYLGYKTSLKSDITNTNMRAFHGRGIARLNTEEGPDSERPMLARWKVAECAALPILSQAQPQLAPIGTLLLMKQGGSMDAHVFETIGELAALFLAPMRAALGTAFLQEFHERFQRAASEHARALDFVIEINNLTALESVFDKFAGDVFRQLAFEYIGFYLLEDNVLKNKMVAAADPRRREIGDSLAAYLSDKPYALHSLAGGVPHAFLKNASLMFHDVQELMHIPMSEMDTQSLRILQTPRTLLVLPIRYQGKPIGSLSFFSVTQPVAVPESDLQLLEKLSAFLGTAIINCRNFAVNQAQNAELERLATHDVLTGLPNRALLRDRLQQGLARWSRQGQKATIAFVDLDHFKDINDTLGHSAGDRALVSITNRLRDCLRQSDTVARYGGDEFVLILEDPDNNGSHEMVLQRVLAALCEPIRDLAQEFTLSCSIGYCRYPDDGEDVDTLLNAADVAMYQAKQLGRSNIQYYSPDMRVAAGKRLTLEGKLRHAAENNELVLHYQPKADIKSGRIVGVEALVRWQNPELGMVSPGVFIPIAEESGLIVPIGDWILRTACAQALAWQQAGLHIPVAVNLSAKQFQAPGIAARVRDTLEATGLDPHYLELELTESMSMGNPEKSIDIMQSFKALGITLTIDDFGTGYSNLSYLQRFPLDKLKLDQSFVRDMTHSPEALAISQAVLAVAHSLHLKVVAEGVETLEQLQLLAKSNCEEMQGYYFSRPLPAEDCTRFLSEKRRLSLQETVPFKTGATH; this is encoded by the coding sequence ATGGCTTTTCTTTCAATTGAACAGAAATGTACGCTGCTTGACCGCATTACCAGGGCGGCGGATCTGCATGCCCTGTTGGACCTGCTGGGCGAAGAGATCGACAAGCTGGGGCTGGTGGATGGCTATATCGTCAACCTGTGCGATGCCGCCGGCGAAAATCTCTGCAGCCTCAAGATCCGCCTGCCATTCGAGTTCCGTTACCTGGACAAGACGTATTTGGGCTACAAGACCTCGCTCAAGAGCGATATCACCAACACCAATATGCGGGCTTTCCATGGCCGCGGCATCGCCCGCCTGAACACGGAAGAAGGGCCCGACAGCGAACGGCCCATGCTGGCACGCTGGAAAGTGGCGGAATGCGCGGCGCTGCCGATATTGAGCCAGGCGCAGCCGCAGCTGGCGCCGATCGGCACCCTGCTCCTCATGAAGCAGGGCGGCTCGATGGATGCGCACGTATTCGAGACCATCGGCGAGCTCGCCGCGCTGTTCCTGGCGCCCATGCGCGCCGCGCTGGGCACTGCCTTCCTGCAGGAATTTCATGAACGCTTCCAGCGCGCCGCCAGCGAACATGCGCGCGCGCTCGATTTCGTCATCGAAATCAACAACCTGACCGCACTTGAAAGCGTTTTCGACAAGTTCGCCGGCGATGTCTTTCGCCAGCTTGCCTTCGAATACATCGGCTTCTACCTGCTGGAAGACAATGTCCTCAAAAACAAGATGGTTGCCGCCGCCGATCCGCGCCGGCGGGAAATTGGTGACAGCCTGGCTGCTTATCTCAGCGACAAGCCATATGCATTGCACAGCCTGGCGGGCGGCGTGCCGCACGCCTTCCTGAAAAACGCCTCGCTGATGTTCCACGATGTCCAGGAACTGATGCACATACCGATGTCGGAAATGGATACGCAGAGCTTGCGCATCCTGCAAACCCCGCGCACCCTGCTGGTACTGCCGATCCGTTACCAGGGCAAGCCGATCGGCAGCCTGTCGTTTTTCAGCGTGACGCAGCCCGTCGCGGTGCCGGAATCCGACCTGCAGCTGCTGGAAAAGCTTTCCGCATTCCTGGGTACTGCCATCATCAATTGCCGCAATTTCGCCGTCAACCAGGCGCAGAATGCCGAACTTGAGCGTCTCGCCACGCATGACGTGCTGACCGGGCTGCCCAACCGCGCCCTGCTGCGCGACCGCCTGCAGCAGGGCCTGGCGCGCTGGTCGCGGCAGGGCCAGAAGGCCACCATCGCCTTCGTCGATCTCGACCATTTCAAGGATATCAACGACACCCTCGGCCACAGCGCCGGCGACCGCGCCCTGGTTTCCATCACCAACCGCTTGCGCGACTGCCTGCGCCAGAGCGACACTGTGGCCCGCTACGGCGGCGACGAATTCGTGCTGATCCTGGAAGATCCGGACAACAATGGCAGCCATGAAATGGTGCTGCAGCGGGTGCTGGCGGCGCTGTGCGAACCGATCCGCGACTTGGCGCAGGAATTCACCCTGTCTTGCAGCATCGGCTATTGCCGTTATCCCGACGACGGCGAGGATGTCGATACCCTCCTCAACGCCGCCGATGTCGCCATGTACCAGGCCAAGCAACTGGGCCGCTCGAACATCCAGTATTACAGCCCGGACATGCGGGTCGCCGCCGGCAAGCGCCTGACCCTCGAAGGCAAGCTGCGCCATGCCGCGGAAAACAACGAACTGGTCCTGCATTACCAGCCCAAGGCCGACATCAAGAGCGGCCGCATCGTCGGCGTCGAGGCACTGGTGCGCTGGCAGAATCCGGAGCTGGGCATGGTCTCGCCGGGCGTCTTCATCCCGATCGCCGAGGAATCCGGCCTGATCGTGCCGATCGGCGACTGGATCCTGCGCACCGCCTGCGCCCAGGCGCTGGCCTGGCAACAGGCCGGTTTGCATATTCCCGTGGCGGTCAACCTGTCGGCCAAGCAGTTCCAGGCGCCGGGGATTGCCGCGCGTGTGCGCGACACGCTGGAAGCAACCGGGCTCGATCCACACTACCTGGAACTGGAACTGACTGAGAGCATGTCGATGGGGAATCCGGAGAAAAGCATCGACATCATGCAAAGCTTCAAGGCGCTCGGTATTACGCTGACCATCGACGACTTCGGCACCGGCTATTCCAATCTGAGCTACCTGCAGCGCTTCCCGCTCGACAAGCTCAAACTGGATCAATCCTTCGTGCGCGACATGACCCATAGCCCCGAAGCCCTGGCAATTTCGCAGGCGGTGCTGGCAGTGGCCCACAGCCTGCACCTGAAAGTGGTGGCGGAAGGGGTGGAAACGCTGGAGCAATTGCAGTTGCTGGCGAAAAGCAATTGCGAGGAAATGCAGGGTTATTATTTCAGCCGGCCGCTCCCGGCGGAAGATTGCACCCGCTTCCTGTCAGAAAAGCGCCGCCTTTCGCTGCAAGAAACCGTCCCGTTCAAGACCGGCGCCACCCACTGA
- the ahpC gene encoding alkyl hydroperoxide reductase subunit C: MSQINSQIKPFTATAYHAGKFVPLSDADLKGKWSVVFFYPADFTFVCPTELGDLADNYAEFKKLGVEIYSVSTDTHFTHKAWHDTSDTIKKIAYPMIGDPTGVICRNFDVMIEADGLADRGTFVIDPSGTIQLVEVSAGGIGRDASELLRKIKAAQYVAAHPGEVCPAKWKEGEKTLAPSFDLVGKI, translated from the coding sequence ATGTCCCAGATTAATTCCCAAATCAAACCATTCACCGCCACCGCTTACCATGCCGGCAAATTTGTTCCGCTCTCCGACGCCGACCTGAAAGGCAAGTGGTCCGTGGTGTTCTTCTATCCGGCCGACTTTACTTTCGTCTGCCCGACCGAACTGGGTGACTTGGCCGACAACTATGCCGAATTCAAGAAACTGGGCGTGGAAATCTACTCGGTCTCGACCGACACCCACTTCACCCACAAAGCCTGGCACGACACTTCGGACACGATCAAGAAGATCGCGTACCCGATGATTGGCGACCCGACCGGCGTCATCTGCCGCAACTTCGACGTCATGATCGAAGCCGACGGCCTGGCCGACCGCGGTACCTTCGTGATCGATCCGTCCGGCACGATCCAGCTGGTTGAAGTCAGCGCCGGTGGCATTGGCCGTGACGCTTCCGAACTGCTGCGCAAGATCAAGGCAGCCCAGTACGTTGCAGCACACCCGGGCGAAGTCTGCCCGGCCAAGTGGAAAGAAGGCGAAAAGACCCTGGCACCATCGTTCGACCTGGTCGGCAAGATCTAA
- the ahpF gene encoding alkyl hydroperoxide reductase subunit F: protein MLDANVKTQLKAYLEKLILPIEITVNIDGSEASREMQDLLNDIAELTDKITLKETSEAAVRAPSFAVNRVGSNMGIRFAGIPMGHEFTSLVLALLQAGGHPPKVEADVIEQIRGLEGEYLFETYISLTCQNCPEVVQSLNLMAVLNPNIRHVMIDGALYQDEVEKREIMAVPTVLLNGEVFGQGRMSVEEILAKIDTGASARAAEKLAQKDVFDVLVVGGGPAGAAAAIYAARKGINTGVVAERFGGQVLDTMAIENFISVKETEGPKFAVALEQHVKEYDVDIMNVQRAEKLIAGDIIEVQLASGATLKAKTVVLATGARWRQMGVPGEEQYRNKGVAYCPHCDGPLFKGKRVSVVGGGNSGVEAAIDLAGIVAHVTLLEFGSELRADAVLQRKLYSLPNVKVITDAQTTEVTGDGTRVNGLVYTDRKSGESHKIELEGIFVQIGLLPNTEWLKGTVALSNRGEIEVDARGQTSVPGVFAAGDVTTVPYKQIVIAMGEGAKASLSAFDHLIRTSAPAEEKVAA, encoded by the coding sequence ATGCTGGACGCAAACGTAAAAACCCAATTGAAAGCTTATCTCGAAAAGCTCATCCTCCCGATCGAGATCACCGTCAACATCGACGGCAGCGAAGCCTCGCGCGAAATGCAGGATTTGCTGAATGATATCGCCGAACTGACCGACAAGATCACGCTGAAGGAAACCAGCGAAGCCGCCGTGCGCGCGCCTTCCTTCGCAGTCAACCGCGTCGGCAGCAACATGGGTATCCGTTTCGCCGGCATTCCGATGGGCCATGAATTCACTTCCCTGGTGCTGGCGCTGTTGCAGGCCGGCGGCCACCCGCCGAAAGTCGAGGCCGACGTCATCGAGCAGATCCGCGGCCTCGAAGGCGAATACCTGTTCGAAACCTATATCTCGCTGACCTGCCAGAACTGCCCGGAAGTGGTGCAGTCGCTGAACCTGATGGCGGTGCTGAACCCCAACATCCGCCACGTCATGATCGACGGCGCGCTGTACCAGGATGAAGTCGAAAAACGCGAAATCATGGCGGTGCCGACGGTGCTCCTGAATGGCGAAGTATTCGGCCAGGGCCGCATGAGCGTCGAGGAAATCCTCGCCAAGATCGACACCGGCGCATCTGCCCGTGCCGCCGAAAAGCTGGCGCAGAAGGACGTGTTCGACGTGCTGGTGGTGGGCGGCGGCCCGGCCGGCGCGGCCGCGGCCATCTATGCGGCACGCAAGGGTATCAACACCGGCGTGGTGGCCGAACGCTTCGGCGGCCAGGTACTTGATACCATGGCGATTGAAAATTTCATTTCGGTGAAGGAAACCGAAGGACCCAAGTTCGCGGTGGCGCTGGAACAGCACGTCAAGGAATATGACGTCGATATCATGAACGTGCAGCGCGCCGAGAAGCTGATTGCGGGCGACATCATCGAAGTGCAACTGGCCAGCGGCGCCACCCTCAAAGCCAAAACCGTTGTGCTGGCTACCGGTGCGCGCTGGCGGCAGATGGGCGTGCCGGGCGAAGAGCAATACCGCAACAAGGGCGTGGCCTATTGCCCGCACTGCGACGGCCCGCTCTTCAAGGGCAAGCGCGTATCCGTGGTCGGCGGCGGCAACTCCGGCGTGGAAGCGGCAATCGATCTCGCAGGCATCGTCGCGCACGTGACCCTGCTCGAATTCGGCAGCGAGTTGCGCGCCGATGCCGTCCTGCAGCGCAAGCTTTACAGCCTGCCGAACGTCAAGGTGATCACCGATGCGCAGACCACTGAAGTGACCGGCGACGGTACTCGTGTCAATGGCCTTGTCTACACCGACCGCAAGAGCGGCGAGTCGCACAAGATCGAACTCGAAGGCATCTTCGTGCAGATCGGTCTGTTGCCCAACACCGAGTGGTTGAAGGGCACGGTGGCCTTGTCGAATCGCGGCGAAATCGAAGTCGATGCGCGCGGCCAGACGTCGGTGCCGGGCGTGTTCGCCGCCGGCGACGTCACCACGGTGCCGTACAAGCAGATCGTCATCGCCATGGGCGAGGGCGCGAAGGCTTCGCTGTCGGCCTTCGACCATCTGATCCGCACTTCGGCGCCGGCGGAAGAGAAAGTGGCCGCGTAA